A part of Thiomicrorhabdus sediminis genomic DNA contains:
- a CDS encoding ABC transporter ATP-binding protein, whose product MADSLRTTLLSVANLQMGQMQRPLDFSLPVGKISMLVGPSGSGKSLILKALSDLIVHQADISLLKPSKLKQQQTGAPQWRQKVMYFAAHSAWWADSIAEHFQQRPSAEELKSVGLSIKLLDAHPEQCSSGEKQRLALLRGLQYQPQVLLLDEITANLDATTTAQIEALLIDYIQADDSEDRAILWVSHDQQQCRRLADDDAIISLADYV is encoded by the coding sequence TTGGCGGATTCATTGCGTACAACGTTGTTATCGGTGGCAAATCTACAGATGGGTCAAATGCAACGACCGCTCGATTTCAGCTTGCCGGTCGGCAAGATCAGTATGTTGGTTGGCCCATCTGGATCCGGCAAGTCTCTGATTCTCAAAGCGTTGTCGGATTTGATTGTGCATCAGGCCGATATCAGCCTATTAAAACCGAGCAAGCTGAAACAGCAACAAACCGGTGCTCCGCAGTGGCGCCAAAAGGTGATGTATTTTGCCGCCCATAGTGCCTGGTGGGCCGATAGTATTGCCGAGCATTTTCAACAAAGACCCAGTGCGGAAGAATTAAAGTCGGTGGGGTTATCGATAAAACTGCTCGATGCCCATCCGGAACAGTGTTCCAGCGGTGAAAAGCAACGCTTGGCGTTATTGCGCGGCCTGCAATACCAACCGCAGGTATTGTTACTCGATGAAATCACCGCTAATTTGGATGCGACCACCACCGCGCAAATCGAGGCTTTGTTGATCGATTATATTCAAGCCGATGATTCGGAAGACAGAGCCATCTTGTGGGTGTCGCATGACCAGCAGCAGTGTCGGCGTTTGGCCGATGACGATGCGATCATTTCACTTGCCGATTATGTTTAA
- a CDS encoding DnaJ C-terminal domain-containing protein codes for MSKDYYATLGVSRTASDAEIKKAYRKMAAKYHPDKPTGDEARFKEISEAYETLSDAEKRSMYDQFGSDYQQHGGFGGGGGFGGFQGGDFGDIFGDMFGGGFGGAGGGFGGQRQARPQKGEDQTVNVMVSLSEAVEGTERTINIQTGNPNSASYSYDTKPLKIRIPAGVTQDQKIRVKGKGFSGFNGGPNGDVIIQVNLEKHPHYRVEGKDVYLDLPVTPWEAALGAKVEIPTLKGKIKMAIAEGTQSGAKLRIKGRGLGVDPGNQYVIVQIHTPPVSSEADRELYEKMAEQMAFNPRADM; via the coding sequence ATGAGTAAAGATTATTATGCAACTTTGGGTGTTTCTCGTACCGCGAGTGATGCCGAAATTAAAAAAGCCTATCGTAAGATGGCGGCCAAGTATCACCCAGACAAACCGACAGGAGATGAAGCCAGGTTCAAGGAGATTAGTGAAGCCTATGAGACCTTGAGTGATGCGGAAAAACGCTCGATGTATGACCAGTTCGGTTCCGATTACCAGCAGCATGGCGGTTTTGGTGGTGGCGGAGGTTTTGGCGGTTTTCAGGGTGGTGATTTCGGCGATATCTTCGGTGATATGTTCGGCGGCGGTTTTGGTGGTGCCGGTGGCGGTTTCGGCGGCCAGAGACAAGCACGCCCGCAAAAAGGCGAAGACCAGACCGTCAATGTCATGGTGTCTTTGAGCGAAGCGGTCGAAGGCACTGAACGTACCATTAACATCCAAACCGGTAATCCGAATTCGGCGAGTTATTCCTATGATACCAAACCGCTCAAGATTCGTATCCCGGCCGGAGTGACTCAGGATCAGAAAATCCGTGTTAAGGGCAAAGGTTTCAGCGGATTTAATGGCGGACCGAATGGTGATGTGATTATTCAGGTCAATCTGGAAAAACATCCGCATTATCGTGTCGAAGGCAAGGATGTCTATCTGGATTTGCCGGTTACGCCTTGGGAAGCCGCTTTGGGTGCCAAGGTCGAGATCCCGACCTTGAAAGGTAAAATCAAAATGGCGATTGCCGAAGGCACACAATCCGGTGCTAAATTGCGTATAAAAGGCCGCGGCCTGGGTGTCGATCCGGGCAACCAGTATGTGATTGTGCAAATTCATACCCCGCCAGTCAGCAGTGAAGCCGACCGTGAACTTTACGAAAAAATGGCGGAACAGATGGCGTTTAATCCGCGAGCGGATATGTAA
- a CDS encoding ABC transporter permease, translating to MISISYIDLASLSFLVFMLGVLLWMNGFSEVKQLWWSTLRMIAQLLFMGVWLSWVFYSEQIVWVLLVGLIMLIAAGYEVSKRQQYRFKKSRSLLIGLMALSMTSLTLLVGVLTLVIQPDPWYQAQYFIPLLGMLLGNSMTAIGLGLDTLTRNSKQLKEAIEAQLALGRTAKQSLHFVKQQSLHAAMIPVINMLVAAGIISLPGMMTGQILAGIDPIEAVKYQIMIMLLIATSTGLGTLIAVELAGRQIFDARQRLCLDCLINSKKGKA from the coding sequence ATGATATCCATCAGTTATATTGATTTAGCCAGCCTATCGTTTTTGGTGTTCATGCTCGGTGTCTTGCTGTGGATGAACGGCTTTTCCGAAGTCAAGCAGCTTTGGTGGTCGACTTTGCGCATGATTGCCCAGCTTTTGTTTATGGGAGTCTGGTTAAGTTGGGTATTTTATTCCGAGCAGATTGTCTGGGTCTTGCTGGTCGGTTTGATTATGCTTATTGCCGCAGGCTATGAAGTCAGTAAACGCCAACAGTACCGTTTTAAGAAATCGCGAAGCTTACTGATCGGTTTGATGGCTTTATCGATGACCAGTCTGACCTTACTGGTAGGTGTCTTGACTCTGGTGATCCAACCCGATCCTTGGTATCAGGCGCAGTATTTCATTCCATTGCTGGGCATGTTGTTAGGTAATAGCATGACCGCGATCGGTCTGGGACTGGATACCTTGACACGTAATAGCAAACAGCTTAAAGAGGCGATTGAAGCACAGCTTGCACTAGGTCGAACGGCGAAACAGTCGCTGCATTTCGTCAAACAGCAGAGTTTGCATGCAGCGATGATTCCGGTGATCAATATGCTGGTGGCCGCCGGAATCATCTCCTTGCCGGGGATGATGACTGGACAGATCCTTGCCGGAATCGATCCGATTGAAGCGGTCAAATATCAAATTATGATTATGCTGTTGATCGCCACCTCAACCGGTTTGGGAACCCTGATTGCCGTCGAGCTGGCCGGGCGTCAGATTTTCGATGCGCGCCAGCGCCTCTGTCTTGATTGCTTGATCAATAGCAAGAAAGGCAAAGCCTGA
- a CDS encoding methyl-accepting chemotaxis protein → MMKLTPKLLSSFLLVGLTPLFIFAIVSIQQADRGLKQLAEGQLASIRDGQKASIERYFDNVASQVYTLADTQVILQAMFYLPNQVNSYQALAKEQNLENVRAQLSQSYLKLDSAKNLNQQNYAEKLDDVALMMQQDYLLNNPNNETEFWKLNKGTSQSPYHAIHASMQPVVKNFIDNAKFKDLYLIDYKSGRILYSVNKKADFGLLLPSSPLAESGLDQAYQQAKNLNYHEMALIDFAPYKAVGNQVRAFAATPIFFNNQPLGVLVVQLDNSALEQITSDQSAGDSSRDSFIVGSDYLMRTASRKDAAHQVAESFTNPASGAANYAAVNQALKDNAGVDMMASFNQTQVMSAYTPLDIYGLKWALIAELDRDEALASSHSLQMTAWLVFVIAVLLIVLLAVLIVRTITQPIHKLVQTIQQIELSSDFNIRHQVQGQDEIAQAGIAINNLMGKLDNSFGEIKQIMQAIGDGDFTQRVNAELNGDLDELKQAVNASAQSVQFTMNELSKVMQGIALGDFSVRLDEQVRGELKHQVDTALSQMDNAIHSISEAMECSAKGVFSRRVEGELQGQMQNLQNSVNASLSEIQSAIDEITNSAKAMAEGNLTQMIEDQYEGELEELKQALNSSIQHLGNMVLSIREASNIVSNDANEISSGSIELNQRTQQQAESLEKTATAMEQMTASVQNTSQNAQRAHELAQNASTTTQQGVQIMQQTMKAMHDIEQASGKINEIITMIDGVAFQTNLLALNAAVEAARAGEAGRGFAVVAGEVRNLAGRSADAANEIKQLIENTVKEIQGGTQLVNQSNESLEQIHLAIEEVNNIVAEISAASLEQADGITQVNSSITDMDQTTQNNAHLVETLSQNAIQVNSEAQELESTVAGFEIDSQKRLK, encoded by the coding sequence ATGATGAAACTTACCCCTAAGCTGTTAAGCAGTTTTTTGTTAGTTGGCCTGACACCCCTGTTTATTTTCGCCATAGTTTCCATTCAACAAGCCGATAGAGGCCTCAAACAACTGGCAGAAGGCCAGCTGGCATCCATTCGTGATGGTCAAAAAGCCTCTATCGAGCGTTACTTCGACAATGTCGCCAGTCAGGTTTATACCTTGGCCGATACTCAGGTTATTTTACAAGCGATGTTCTACCTGCCTAATCAGGTCAATAGCTATCAGGCTCTGGCGAAAGAGCAAAACCTCGAAAATGTGCGCGCGCAATTATCGCAAAGCTACCTAAAGCTGGATTCGGCAAAAAACCTCAACCAACAAAACTATGCCGAAAAGCTCGACGATGTCGCCTTGATGATGCAGCAGGACTACCTGCTTAATAACCCGAATAATGAAACCGAATTCTGGAAACTGAATAAAGGAACCAGCCAATCGCCTTATCACGCTATCCACGCCTCGATGCAGCCGGTGGTGAAAAACTTTATCGATAACGCTAAATTCAAAGACCTTTATCTAATCGATTACAAAAGCGGGCGTATTTTATATAGCGTCAATAAAAAGGCCGATTTCGGTCTATTACTGCCATCCAGCCCACTGGCTGAAAGCGGTCTGGATCAGGCTTATCAGCAGGCGAAAAACCTAAACTATCATGAAATGGCATTGATCGACTTTGCTCCTTATAAAGCCGTTGGAAATCAGGTAAGAGCCTTTGCCGCCACACCGATCTTTTTCAATAACCAACCTCTAGGCGTTTTGGTGGTACAACTGGATAACAGTGCCTTAGAACAAATCACCTCCGATCAAAGCGCCGGCGACTCGAGTCGTGACAGTTTTATTGTCGGTAGCGATTACCTGATGCGTACCGCTTCCAGAAAGGATGCCGCTCACCAGGTGGCCGAATCCTTCACCAACCCAGCTAGTGGTGCCGCGAATTATGCCGCCGTCAATCAGGCGCTAAAAGACAATGCCGGGGTCGACATGATGGCGAGCTTTAATCAGACACAAGTAATGAGTGCCTATACACCGCTGGATATTTACGGTTTGAAATGGGCGCTAATTGCTGAACTCGATAGAGATGAAGCCCTTGCCAGCAGCCACAGCTTGCAAATGACCGCATGGCTGGTTTTTGTCATTGCCGTTTTATTGATTGTCTTGCTGGCGGTTCTGATTGTACGCACCATCACTCAGCCAATTCATAAACTGGTACAGACCATTCAGCAAATCGAATTAAGCAGTGATTTCAATATTCGTCATCAGGTACAAGGTCAAGATGAAATTGCGCAAGCAGGTATTGCCATCAATAATTTAATGGGCAAACTGGACAACTCTTTTGGAGAGATCAAACAGATTATGCAAGCGATCGGTGACGGGGATTTCACACAACGCGTCAATGCCGAACTCAACGGTGACCTGGATGAACTGAAACAGGCGGTCAATGCCTCGGCGCAAAGCGTTCAGTTCACCATGAACGAATTATCAAAAGTGATGCAAGGAATCGCACTGGGTGATTTCTCGGTACGTTTGGATGAACAAGTGCGCGGCGAACTGAAACATCAGGTCGATACCGCCTTAAGCCAAATGGACAATGCGATTCACAGCATCAGTGAAGCCATGGAATGCTCCGCCAAAGGGGTGTTCTCACGTCGCGTTGAAGGTGAACTGCAAGGTCAGATGCAAAACCTGCAGAACTCGGTCAATGCTTCGCTATCGGAAATACAGTCGGCGATTGATGAAATCACTAATTCCGCCAAGGCGATGGCCGAAGGTAATCTGACCCAGATGATCGAAGACCAATATGAAGGAGAACTGGAAGAACTGAAGCAGGCATTGAACAGTTCCATCCAACATTTGGGCAATATGGTGTTATCGATTCGTGAAGCTTCGAATATCGTTTCCAATGATGCCAACGAGATCTCTAGCGGCAGTATTGAACTCAACCAGCGTACCCAACAACAGGCCGAATCGCTGGAAAAAACCGCTACCGCTATGGAACAGATGACCGCATCGGTGCAAAACACCTCGCAAAACGCACAACGCGCTCACGAACTGGCACAAAATGCGAGCACGACCACCCAACAGGGGGTGCAGATTATGCAGCAGACCATGAAAGCGATGCATGATATTGAGCAGGCAAGCGGCAAAATCAATGAAATCATCACCATGATTGATGGTGTCGCTTTCCAGACCAATCTTTTGGCATTAAACGCCGCGGTGGAGGCGGCTCGCGCCGGTGAAGCCGGTCGTGGTTTTGCCGTGGTCGCCGGTGAAGTGCGTAATCTGGCAGGGCGCTCCGCCGATGCGGCAAACGAGATCAAACAACTGATTGAAAACACGGTAAAAGAGATTCAGGGGGGAACCCAACTGGTGAATCAATCCAATGAGTCGCTGGAACAGATTCATCTGGCGATTGAGGAGGTCAATAACATTGTTGCCGAAATCAGCGCCGCCAGCTTGGAACAAGCCGATGGCATCACTCAGGTCAATAGCAGTATCACCGATATGGATCAAACCACGCAGAACAATGCGCATCTGGTGGAAACCCTATCGCAAAATGCAATTCAGGTGAACAGCGAAGCCCAAGAGCTTGAATCCACCGTGGCCGGTTTTGAAATTGATAGTCAAAAACGTCTTAAGTAA
- a CDS encoding GNAT family N-acyltransferase translates to MLNKTLDIESILAAKFPKLSQKKSGQLTIKVIKALSHEEEINAFIEQNRHLRGFAFLDAVLRYFNFSYKTSAQAIERIPSQGRVVIIANHPIGSLDGLALLKMVRSVRADVRIVANDLLNTIQPLQSLFLGVDSFNKNRSHKTLFKNMREALQNDEALIIFPAGEVSRIAANGVRDAKWQNGFIKLAQKTRSPILPIYIDAQNSSLFYALSALYKPLGTMMLVKEMFNKSHQQIEFYIGKPVPYKEYSQFDDLKALNKRFKKHLYRLPKESKSAKKGKQELFQCEQTIAHPVNSKALKKELKKSQLLGTTQDHKAIYLFDNHDDSVVMQEIGRLRELTFRTVEEGTGEASDVDAYDSRYRHLVLWDEEELEIVGAYRLGICADLTDNGNNFDALYTSTLFHLKEEMAGYLPYAIELGRSFVQPKYWGKRSLDYLWYGIGAYVAQNPHIRYLFGPVSLSDAYPQNAKELIIEFYQRQFGSKQDLAKALRPVKISQTNQMIGETLFSADYRHSYKKLNSLLELDGVKVPPLFKQYAEVCDDKGCRFIDFSIDPDFGNCIDALILVDLQKLTTKKRARYIDINIEKIATSAA, encoded by the coding sequence ATGTTAAATAAGACATTAGACATTGAATCGATTTTGGCGGCAAAGTTTCCCAAACTGAGTCAAAAGAAAAGCGGACAATTGACCATTAAGGTCATTAAGGCATTAAGCCATGAAGAAGAAATCAATGCCTTTATCGAACAGAACCGGCACCTACGCGGTTTTGCCTTTTTGGATGCGGTATTGCGCTATTTCAATTTCAGTTATAAAACCAGTGCCCAAGCGATTGAGCGCATTCCGTCACAAGGTCGAGTGGTGATTATCGCCAATCATCCTATCGGCTCTTTGGACGGTTTGGCGCTATTGAAAATGGTGCGCAGCGTTCGTGCCGATGTGCGCATCGTCGCCAATGACCTGCTTAACACCATTCAACCCTTACAATCCTTGTTTTTGGGTGTTGATAGCTTCAATAAGAACCGTTCACACAAAACCCTGTTCAAGAATATGCGTGAAGCACTGCAAAACGACGAAGCTTTGATTATCTTTCCAGCCGGTGAAGTCTCACGTATTGCCGCCAATGGCGTACGCGACGCTAAATGGCAAAACGGTTTTATTAAACTGGCGCAAAAGACCCGGTCACCGATTCTGCCAATCTATATTGATGCGCAGAATTCATCGCTGTTTTATGCCTTATCCGCACTCTATAAACCCTTAGGCACGATGATGCTGGTCAAAGAGATGTTCAATAAAAGCCATCAGCAAATCGAGTTCTATATAGGCAAACCGGTTCCCTACAAAGAATACTCTCAGTTTGACGACCTCAAAGCACTCAATAAACGCTTTAAAAAGCATTTATACCGTTTGCCGAAGGAGTCGAAATCGGCGAAAAAAGGCAAGCAAGAGCTGTTTCAATGTGAACAGACCATCGCTCACCCGGTTAACAGCAAAGCCCTGAAAAAGGAGCTGAAAAAATCTCAACTACTTGGCACAACCCAAGATCATAAAGCGATCTACCTTTTCGACAATCACGATGATTCGGTGGTGATGCAGGAAATCGGCCGCTTGCGCGAATTGACCTTTCGAACGGTTGAAGAAGGCACAGGTGAAGCCAGCGATGTCGATGCCTATGATAGCCGTTACCGCCACTTGGTATTGTGGGATGAAGAAGAGCTGGAAATCGTCGGCGCCTACCGTTTGGGGATCTGCGCCGACCTGACCGATAACGGTAACAATTTTGATGCGCTTTATACCAGCACCCTGTTTCACCTAAAAGAGGAAATGGCCGGTTATCTGCCTTATGCCATCGAGCTGGGGCGCAGCTTTGTCCAGCCTAAATACTGGGGCAAACGCAGCCTTGATTACCTTTGGTACGGCATTGGCGCCTATGTGGCACAAAACCCGCATATTCGCTATCTGTTCGGGCCGGTTTCATTGAGTGACGCCTATCCGCAAAACGCCAAAGAATTGATTATTGAGTTTTACCAGCGCCAATTCGGTTCCAAGCAGGATTTGGCAAAAGCATTACGTCCGGTGAAAATCAGTCAAACGAACCAAATGATTGGTGAAACGCTCTTTAGCGCTGACTACAGGCACAGCTATAAAAAACTCAATAGTTTACTTGAGTTAGACGGCGTTAAGGTGCCGCCACTATTTAAACAATATGCGGAAGTGTGTGACGACAAGGGCTGCCGTTTTATCGATTTCAGTATCGATCCTGATTTCGGCAACTGTATCGATGCTTTGATACTGGTCGATTTACAAAAACTGACCACCAAAAAACGCGCTCGTTATATCGACATCAATATCGAAAAAATCGCCACCAGCGCGGCTTAG
- the pgm gene encoding phosphoglucomutase (alpha-D-glucose-1,6-bisphosphate-dependent) encodes MAVSEYAGQKAPLSLLENIPFLVSNYYHLKPDINDPAQQVSFGTSGHRGCANKHTFNDTHIAAICQAIVEYRHLNNIIGPLFMGMDTHALSEAAHSTAIEVFAANKVKLVIQGNGRYTPTPVISNAILSYNAGRQAGLADGVIITPSHNPPEDGGFKYNPPNGGPADTDITNWIQARANTIIKDGSTAVQRIDLDDALASEFVNAQDLISPYVDNLDKVINMQAIKDANLKLAVDPMGGAAIDFWQPIADKYGLNIDIVNPRVDATFSFMSVDKDGKIRMDCSSPYAMAGLIKLKDKYDLAFGNDPDVDRHGIVTRSMGLMNPNHYLAVAIDYLFTHRENWPTQAAVGKTLVSSSMIDRVAKANGLNLCEVPVGFKWFVDGLQTGEFGFGGEESAGASFLRLDGNPWSTDKDGIILNLLAAEILAVTGKDPGEHYHALTQKYGSPVYTRIDAPANREQKAILSNLNADMVKADTLAGEAIIDKLTHAPGNHAAIGGLKITTENGWFAARPSGTEDIYKIYAESFLGEEHLTKILEEAQQIVSEALNG; translated from the coding sequence ATGGCTGTTTCTGAATATGCGGGTCAAAAAGCACCACTTTCGTTACTTGAAAACATTCCCTTTCTGGTGAGTAATTACTACCACCTCAAACCCGATATCAACGATCCCGCACAACAAGTCAGTTTCGGCACATCGGGTCATCGCGGTTGCGCCAATAAACACACCTTTAACGACACCCATATCGCCGCCATCTGCCAGGCAATTGTCGAGTATCGCCATCTTAACAATATTATCGGCCCGCTGTTTATGGGTATGGATACCCACGCCCTGTCAGAGGCCGCGCACAGTACCGCAATCGAAGTGTTTGCCGCCAATAAGGTTAAGCTCGTTATTCAAGGCAATGGCCGCTATACGCCGACACCGGTGATCTCCAATGCCATTCTCAGTTATAACGCAGGACGTCAGGCCGGTCTGGCCGATGGCGTCATCATCACCCCATCACATAACCCTCCTGAAGATGGTGGTTTTAAATACAATCCGCCTAATGGCGGACCTGCCGATACCGATATCACCAATTGGATTCAAGCTCGCGCCAATACGATTATCAAAGATGGTTCGACAGCGGTTCAGCGCATCGATTTAGATGATGCTTTGGCATCGGAATTTGTCAATGCGCAGGACTTGATCAGCCCTTATGTCGATAATCTCGACAAGGTCATCAATATGCAGGCGATTAAAGATGCCAATCTCAAACTCGCGGTTGACCCGATGGGTGGCGCGGCTATTGATTTCTGGCAACCGATTGCCGACAAATACGGTTTGAATATCGATATCGTCAACCCGCGTGTTGATGCCACCTTTTCATTTATGAGTGTCGACAAAGACGGCAAAATCCGTATGGATTGTTCCTCTCCTTATGCGATGGCAGGATTGATTAAACTTAAAGACAAATACGATTTGGCTTTCGGTAACGATCCCGATGTCGACCGCCACGGCATTGTCACCCGATCGATGGGTTTGATGAATCCAAACCATTATCTGGCGGTGGCGATTGACTATCTGTTTACCCATAGAGAAAACTGGCCGACTCAGGCCGCTGTGGGGAAAACATTGGTTTCCAGCTCGATGATCGACCGTGTCGCCAAAGCCAATGGCCTTAACCTGTGTGAAGTACCGGTTGGTTTTAAATGGTTTGTCGATGGCCTACAGACCGGCGAATTCGGTTTTGGCGGCGAAGAATCTGCCGGCGCCTCTTTCTTGCGTTTGGATGGCAATCCTTGGAGTACCGATAAAGACGGGATTATTCTCAACCTGCTCGCCGCGGAAATCCTTGCTGTCACCGGTAAGGATCCGGGCGAACATTATCATGCCTTGACGCAAAAATATGGCTCACCGGTGTATACACGTATTGACGCGCCGGCAAACCGTGAACAAAAAGCGATTTTAAGTAACCTCAATGCCGACATGGTCAAAGCCGACACCTTAGCCGGAGAAGCGATTATCGACAAACTCACCCATGCGCCGGGCAATCATGCTGCCATCGGCGGGCTCAAAATCACCACCGAAAACGGCTGGTTCGCGGCTCGCCCATCCGGCACCGAGGACATCTATAAAATCTATGCCGAAAGCTTCTTGGGGGAAGAACATTTGACAAAAATCCTAGAAGAAGCACAGCAGATTGTCAGTGAAGCTTTGAACGGCTGA
- a CDS encoding TonB-dependent receptor, giving the protein MKLTKLNLAVLLAAYGLAQHASAEQASELAPVTLTASPINQHGTFDVPSQINVLTDNDKSAKESGSLADMLEPITGVNNLSSGSQSGKPVIRGMTGNRVKVLSNGQTTDYQAYGNRHNPNMDPYLAERIEVIRGPQSVLFGSEALAGVVNVMQSSLPYGQHSEGEVAAEYNTNNQEKMIGTKIGMGSDRFAVHAGASIREADNFHVPTVSSSQGATPSSVKSYDPLFVGEVLNTNFKNRAATLGMGYQQDWGLVELRFNHWHSLQNYLGIEADNTASEYEAVAAGQKLQNDEMQFKAEFFTDSDWVIKPSWSHIRNQREATHDLPFETMAQEKGEDHYLDVLVRRNDYKLAFEHPKIGGFEGELGVELTDKDQILRSGHLTPTANVDKKAIYLFEETEMDNWLVQFGARYDTHSVEAPINAQNEHFEHLGFFDETNNERDFGVLTGSFGANYRLDGNWSVAANLGQGFRAPSIFELYAGGEHGGVQAFQLGNPDLDAETSLNADLSLRFQSDKTQMVATLYNNSIKNYIYLANTGFYRYSEAEIESNGALDEDDLATRFAEGTQPSGTLPEMQAQQTDARIFGAEFSLNHQFDSTWSADLGIEIIRGEDTKQNRILPLIPANNARVAIHYQPKHWQNLEQQKWSLNVKLVDAKNAAGAYEPFSQFDSSVKVGTSSTRAYAVYGLSYQAQVKLDKQNLKVSAAVENLFDTAYIDFLNTYKGYTLNSGRNFKLTMKMDF; this is encoded by the coding sequence ATGAAATTAACGAAATTAAACTTAGCGGTGTTGCTTGCCGCCTATGGTTTGGCTCAGCATGCTTCTGCAGAACAGGCCTCAGAACTGGCTCCGGTGACCTTAACCGCATCACCGATTAACCAACATGGTACTTTTGATGTGCCTTCACAAATTAATGTTTTAACCGACAATGATAAGTCAGCGAAAGAAAGTGGTTCTTTGGCTGACATGCTAGAGCCTATTACGGGTGTGAATAACTTATCAAGTGGGAGTCAGTCAGGTAAACCGGTTATTCGAGGGATGACAGGAAATCGCGTCAAGGTATTATCCAATGGTCAGACGACCGACTATCAGGCTTATGGTAATCGCCATAATCCAAATATGGATCCGTACCTTGCTGAGCGTATTGAAGTGATTCGTGGTCCTCAAAGCGTGTTATTTGGTTCCGAGGCTTTGGCGGGGGTTGTCAATGTGATGCAGTCAAGTTTGCCTTATGGGCAGCACTCTGAAGGAGAAGTGGCTGCTGAATACAATACAAACAATCAGGAAAAAATGATTGGAACCAAGATCGGTATGGGGTCGGACAGATTTGCGGTTCATGCAGGAGCATCTATTCGAGAGGCGGATAATTTTCATGTACCTACGGTCAGCTCTTCACAAGGCGCAACGCCAAGCAGTGTCAAAAGCTATGATCCATTATTTGTAGGTGAAGTGCTTAATACCAATTTTAAAAACCGTGCTGCGACACTGGGAATGGGTTACCAGCAAGACTGGGGTTTGGTTGAGTTGAGATTTAATCACTGGCACTCACTACAGAATTATTTAGGTATTGAGGCCGATAATACTGCATCCGAATATGAAGCGGTTGCTGCCGGTCAAAAATTGCAGAATGATGAGATGCAATTCAAGGCAGAATTTTTTACCGATAGTGATTGGGTGATAAAGCCGAGCTGGAGCCATATTCGGAATCAGCGTGAAGCGACCCATGATCTGCCGTTTGAAACGATGGCTCAAGAAAAGGGTGAAGATCATTATTTAGATGTATTGGTTAGGCGAAACGACTATAAGTTGGCTTTTGAGCACCCTAAAATTGGCGGCTTTGAAGGTGAGTTAGGGGTTGAATTAACCGATAAAGATCAAATTTTACGTTCAGGGCATTTAACGCCAACAGCAAATGTTGATAAAAAGGCGATTTACTTGTTTGAAGAAACCGAAATGGATAACTGGTTAGTTCAATTTGGTGCTCGCTATGATACTCACTCAGTTGAGGCTCCTATCAATGCTCAGAATGAGCATTTCGAGCATTTAGGTTTTTTCGATGAAACAAATAATGAACGTGACTTCGGGGTTTTGACAGGTTCATTCGGCGCAAACTATCGTTTAGACGGTAACTGGAGTGTAGCCGCCAATCTAGGTCAAGGCTTCAGAGCACCGAGTATCTTTGAACTCTATGCAGGTGGTGAGCATGGTGGCGTACAGGCTTTTCAACTTGGAAACCCTGATCTGGATGCTGAAACATCTTTGAACGCTGACCTATCGCTTCGTTTCCAGTCGGATAAAACGCAGATGGTAGCGACTCTATACAACAACAGTATCAAGAACTATATTTACTTGGCAAATACTGGATTCTATCGTTACAGCGAAGCGGAAATTGAATCGAACGGTGCCTTAGATGAAGATGATTTGGCAACGCGTTTTGCTGAAGGAACTCAGCCTTCAGGTACTTTGCCAGAAATGCAGGCGCAGCAAACTGATGCCCGTATTTTTGGTGCCGAGTTTAGTTTGAACCATCAGTTTGATTCAACTTGGTCCGCTGATTTAGGTATAGAAATTATTCGTGGGGAAGATACTAAGCAGAATCGAATTCTGCCTTTGATTCCAGCGAATAATGCACGTGTAGCCATTCATTACCAACCAAAGCATTGGCAAAATCTAGAACAACAGAAATGGAGTTTGAATGTTAAGTTGGTGGATGCAAAGAATGCGGCTGGAGCCTATGAGCCTTTCTCTCAGTTTGATTCATCTGTCAAAGTTGGCACTTCAAGTACTCGGGCTTATGCGGTTTATGGTTTAAGCTATCAGGCGCAAGTTAAGCTGGACAAGCAAAACTTAAAGGTGTCGGCAGCGGTCGAAAACTTGTTTGACACGGCTTACATTGATTTCTTAAATACCTACAAAGGTTATACCCTAAATAGTGGGCGCAACTTCAAATTGACAATGAAAATGGATTTCTAA